In one window of Chryseobacterium phocaeense DNA:
- the atpB gene encoding F0F1 ATP synthase subunit A translates to MFKKFAVLFYSIFVLNLVSAQHGETPAGTAPAQELSEKDKVSKENKEFIDHHLLDAHDFTLMVDKEGHHIGFPLPVIFYDNGFHSFMSNKEGFMHGEPTEVDGSHYVLHHEKIYKTDAAGTLTLDDHGHPTNEKPLDLSITKSVLILLLVSIFMLVLFGGMAKSYKKSVVPAGAARFLEPLIIFVRDEVAIPNIGHKYKRFMGYLLTVFFFILFLNVLGLMPFGINVTGNITMTFFLAILTYLITTFSANKDYWKHIFWMPGVPVPMKLIMLPIELLGTITKPFALMIRLFANMTAGHIVVMSLIGLIYVFKNFAAGVAFPFLTLVIYLLEVLVAFLQAYIFTMLSALFIGMAVQEHEHEHHAAH, encoded by the coding sequence ATGTTTAAGAAATTCGCAGTTTTATTCTACAGTATTTTTGTATTAAACTTAGTGTCTGCACAGCACGGTGAGACTCCTGCTGGAACAGCTCCGGCTCAGGAGCTTTCGGAAAAAGACAAAGTAAGTAAAGAAAACAAGGAGTTCATAGATCATCACTTACTGGATGCTCATGACTTTACATTGATGGTGGATAAAGAAGGTCATCACATCGGTTTCCCTCTTCCTGTTATTTTTTATGATAACGGTTTCCACAGCTTTATGAGTAACAAGGAAGGGTTTATGCACGGAGAGCCTACTGAAGTAGACGGATCTCATTATGTACTTCACCACGAAAAAATTTATAAGACAGATGCAGCAGGAACTTTAACTCTTGATGATCACGGTCATCCTACTAATGAGAAGCCTTTGGATCTTTCTATTACAAAGAGTGTACTTATTCTTTTATTAGTATCCATCTTTATGTTGGTATTATTCGGAGGAATGGCTAAGTCTTACAAGAAATCTGTTGTTCCTGCGGGAGCTGCAAGATTCCTGGAGCCGCTGATCATTTTCGTAAGAGATGAAGTAGCAATCCCGAACATCGGTCACAAGTATAAAAGATTTATGGGATACTTACTGACTGTATTCTTCTTTATCTTATTCCTTAACGTATTAGGACTAATGCCTTTCGGTATCAATGTTACCGGTAATATTACCATGACATTCTTCCTGGCGATCCTTACATATCTAATTACTACATTCTCTGCCAATAAAGATTACTGGAAGCACATCTTCTGGATGCCGGGAGTACCTGTACCAATGAAACTGATCATGTTGCCAATCGAATTGTTAGGAACCATCACCAAGCCTTTCGCATTGATGATCCGTCTTTTTGCCAACATGACGGCAGGACACATCGTAGTAATGAGTTTGATCGGATTGATCTATGTGTTTAAGAACTTCGCAGCCGGTGTTGCATTCCCGTTCTTAACGTTAGTGATCTATTTATTGGAAGTATTGGTTGCATTCTTACAGGCTTATATCTTTACGATGTTATCCGCTCTGTTTATCGGAATGGCTGTACAGGAGCACGAGCACGAACATCATG